A single region of the Cucumis melo cultivar AY chromosome 3, USDA_Cmelo_AY_1.0, whole genome shotgun sequence genome encodes:
- the LOC103485534 gene encoding serine/threonine-protein phosphatase PP1 isozyme 4: MASQGQTSIEPAVLDDIIRRLTEVRSSRPGKQVQLSENEIKQLCAASREIFIQQPNLLELEAPVKICGDIHGQYSDLLRLFEYGGFPPSANYLFLGDYVDRGKQSLETICLLLAYKIKYPENFFLLRGNHECASINRIYGFYDECKRRFNVRLWKVFTDCFNCLPVAALIDEKILCMHGGLSPDLTNLDLIRNLGRPTPIPDTGLLCDLLWSDPCRDVRGWGMNDRGVSYTFGPDKVEEFLSKHDLDLICRAHQVVEDGYEFFADKQLVTIFSAPNYCGEFDNAGAMMSVDENLMCSFQILSSSHR; the protein is encoded by the exons ATGGCTTCGCAAGGACAAACAAGTATTGAACCCGCTGTACTCGACGACATAATCCGGCGCCTCACCGAAGTCCGCTCCTCTCGTCCCGGGAAACAGGTTCAGTTATCAGAGAATGAGATCAAACAACTTTGTGCTGCTTCCAGAGAGATTTTTATTCAGCAACCCAATTTGCTCGAGCTTGAAGCCCCTGTTAAAATTTGTG GTGACATTCATGGGCAGTATAGTGATTTACTAAGGCTCTTTGAGTATGGAGGTTTTCCTCCAAGTGCCAATTATCTGTTTTTAGGAGACTATGTGGACCGTGGCAAGCAGAGCTTAGAAACAATATGTCTATTGCTTGCCTATAAGATCAAGTACCCTGAgaattttttccttttaagaGGAAACCATGAATGTGCTTCAATTAATAGGATATACGGGTTTTATGATGAATGTAAGCGGCGGTTTAATGTGAGACTCTGGAAGGTGTTTACTGATTGTTTTAACTGTCTTCCTGTGGCTGCTCTTATTGATGAAAAAATTTTGTGCATGCATGGTGGTCTCTCCCCGGATCTTACAAATCTGGATCTAATAAGAAACTTAGGCAGGCCAACCCCTATCCCAGACACTGGTTTGCTATGTGATTTGCTTTGGTCTGATCCTTGTCGGGATGTTCGAGGGTGGGGAATGAATGATAGAGGAGTCTCTTACACCTTTGGTCCTGATAAGGTGGAAGAATTTTTATCCAAGCACGACCTGGATCTCATATGCCGTGCTCATCAG GTTGTGGAGGATGGTTATGAATTTTTTGCTGACAAGCAACTTGTCACAATATTCTCAGCCCCCAACTATTGTGGTGAATTTGATAATGCTGGTGCAATGATGAGTGTTGATGAAAACCTGATGTGCTCTTTCCAGATTCTGTCATCTTCACATAGGTGA
- the LOC103485532 gene encoding GRF1-interacting factor 3 isoform X1, producing the protein MQQPPQMMPMMPSFPPTNITTEQIQKYLDENKKLILAILDNQNLGKLAECAQYQAQLQKNLMYLAAIADAQPQAPAMPPQNGQMAPHPAMQQGGYYMQHPQAAIMAQQSGLFPPKVPLQFGNPHQLQDPQQQLHQQHQQAMQGQMGLRPIGGANNGMHHPHHTESTLGSASAGGPPRSSGQTDGRGSGKQDSADVGGAGTDGQGNAAGGRGGGGDGEEAK; encoded by the exons ATGCAGCAACCACCGCAAATGATGCCAATGATGCCTTCATTTCCCCCCACCAATATCACCACCGAGCAGATACAAAAG TATCTTGATGAGAACAAAAAGTTGATATTGGCCATACTGGACAACCAAAATCTGGGGAAACTAGCTGAATGTGCTCA GTACCAAGCTCAACTTCAGAAGAATTTGATGTATTTAGCTGCAATTGCTGATGCCCAGCCACAGGCACCGGCCATGCCTCCACAG AATGGTCAGATGGCTCCCCATCCTGCCATGCAGCAAGGGGGTTATTATATGCAGCACCCTCAGGCAGCTATAATGGCTCAGCAATCGggacttttccctccaaaagtTCCATTGCAGTTCGGCAACCCCCATCAACTACAAGATCCACAGCAGCAACTACACCAACAACACCAGCAAGCAATGCAAGGGCAAATGGGACTAAGACCTATTGGTGGTGCTAACAATGGCATGCACCACCCACATCACACTGAAAGTACCCTCGGTAGTGCTAGTGCTGGTGGCCCTCCTCGAAGTTCAGGGCAAACTGATGGTCGTGGAAGTGGCAAGCAAGACTCCGCTGATGTGGGAGGTGCAGGCACCGATGGTCAGGGAAATGCAGCTGGTGGCCGGGGCGGTGGTGGTGATGGTGAGGAAGCTAAGTAA
- the LOC103485532 gene encoding GRF1-interacting factor 3 isoform X2, with protein sequence MQQPPQMMPMMPSFPPTNITTEQIQKYLDENKKLILAILDNQNLGKLAECAQYQAQLQKNLMYLAAIADAQPQAPAMPPQMAPHPAMQQGGYYMQHPQAAIMAQQSGLFPPKVPLQFGNPHQLQDPQQQLHQQHQQAMQGQMGLRPIGGANNGMHHPHHTESTLGSASAGGPPRSSGQTDGRGSGKQDSADVGGAGTDGQGNAAGGRGGGGDGEEAK encoded by the exons ATGCAGCAACCACCGCAAATGATGCCAATGATGCCTTCATTTCCCCCCACCAATATCACCACCGAGCAGATACAAAAG TATCTTGATGAGAACAAAAAGTTGATATTGGCCATACTGGACAACCAAAATCTGGGGAAACTAGCTGAATGTGCTCA GTACCAAGCTCAACTTCAGAAGAATTTGATGTATTTAGCTGCAATTGCTGATGCCCAGCCACAGGCACCGGCCATGCCTCCACAG ATGGCTCCCCATCCTGCCATGCAGCAAGGGGGTTATTATATGCAGCACCCTCAGGCAGCTATAATGGCTCAGCAATCGggacttttccctccaaaagtTCCATTGCAGTTCGGCAACCCCCATCAACTACAAGATCCACAGCAGCAACTACACCAACAACACCAGCAAGCAATGCAAGGGCAAATGGGACTAAGACCTATTGGTGGTGCTAACAATGGCATGCACCACCCACATCACACTGAAAGTACCCTCGGTAGTGCTAGTGCTGGTGGCCCTCCTCGAAGTTCAGGGCAAACTGATGGTCGTGGAAGTGGCAAGCAAGACTCCGCTGATGTGGGAGGTGCAGGCACCGATGGTCAGGGAAATGCAGCTGGTGGCCGGGGCGGTGGTGGTGATGGTGAGGAAGCTAAGTAA